One Phycisphaerae bacterium RAS2 DNA window includes the following coding sequences:
- the trxA_1 gene encoding Thioredoxin-1 — protein MAGANTLEFNDDNFETEVIKSDKPVLVDFWAEWCMPCRALGPTIDELANDYAGKVKVGKLNTENSQQVPMQYNIQAIPTVMIFNKGEVVQKFVGLTGKKDFQAALAGLVK, from the coding sequence ATGGCTGGCGCGAACACGCTTGAATTCAACGACGACAACTTCGAGACCGAGGTGATCAAATCCGACAAGCCGGTGCTGGTGGATTTCTGGGCCGAGTGGTGCATGCCGTGCCGCGCCCTGGGGCCGACCATCGACGAACTGGCCAATGACTACGCCGGCAAAGTCAAGGTCGGCAAGCTCAACACCGAGAACAGCCAGCAAGTGCCGATGCAATACAACATCCAGGCCATCCCGACGGTCATGATCTTCAACAAGGGCGAAGTCGTGCAGAAGTTCGTCGGCCTCACCGGCAAGAAGGACTTCCAGGCCGCGCTCGCGGGACTGGTCAAGTAG
- the tpx gene encoding putative thiol peroxidase, whose product MARTTTLKGKPLDLEGPELKVGDAAPDAVLKKSLVDDFRISETKGKTRVFSVVPSLDTPVCAEQTRRFNKDLAAMANVTCYTISCDLPMAMNRFCGAEGIETGKVVPLSDHRDVAFGKAYGTLIPSLRIQCRAVFVVDAADKLRYVEYVPEVASHPNYEAILACLKSL is encoded by the coding sequence ATGGCGCGAACCACCACCCTGAAGGGCAAACCCCTCGACCTGGAAGGCCCGGAACTGAAAGTCGGCGATGCCGCGCCGGACGCCGTATTGAAGAAGAGCCTCGTGGATGATTTTCGCATCAGCGAGACCAAGGGCAAGACGCGCGTCTTTTCCGTCGTGCCCTCGCTCGATACGCCGGTCTGCGCCGAGCAGACGCGCCGGTTCAACAAGGACCTGGCCGCCATGGCGAACGTGACGTGCTACACCATCAGTTGCGATCTGCCCATGGCCATGAACCGCTTCTGCGGTGCCGAGGGCATTGAGACCGGCAAGGTCGTGCCGCTTAGCGATCATCGGGATGTCGCCTTCGGAAAAGCCTATGGGACGCTCATTCCGTCGCTGCGCATTCAGTGCCGCGCGGTCTTCGTAGTGGACGCTGCCGACAAGCTCCGATACGTCGAATACGTTCCGGAGGTCGCCAGCCACCCGAATTATGAGGCGATCCTTGCCTGCCTGAAGTCGCTCTAA
- the ytrF_1 gene encoding ABC transporter permease YtrF precursor — protein sequence MLRLTYVYRNLTRNTRRSVMTSAAVALPIVIFVLSTAVIDGITRFLDNSARQLRLAITQKTSIVNPLPEGHRRKIESLDPTGTRILAVCGLRWIGGQRENDPMPLSTLGVDHDTFVEAFPEHRLDREEIDAWQRDKQALMVGRNTATQLGWKVGQRVTIMPSVPPYTPIEFHIISTMEKAEDVVTLWFRRDYFEEILKGEGKEYPEGLVSFYFVKCGSKADMDHFRQEIDRMFAGTLDETKTSDEKTFMNEFITQQFDLPRNLTILSAMTVFVAVIAAMNAMSMNVRDRISEIATLKALGFSGLFALALILAESLLICGLGGLAGSLGPYIAFTYTPLRKINIPVIQTFEIPFAMCIKSVLVALGIGLLAGAWPSWLALRMKVVAALRNLE from the coding sequence ATGCTTCGCCTCACCTACGTCTACCGCAACCTCACGCGAAACACGCGGCGGTCCGTCATGACCAGCGCAGCCGTCGCGCTGCCCATTGTCATCTTCGTGCTCTCCACGGCCGTGATCGACGGCATCACGCGCTTCCTCGACAACTCCGCCAGGCAGCTTCGCCTCGCCATCACGCAGAAGACCTCCATTGTTAATCCGCTGCCCGAAGGCCACCGGCGCAAGATCGAGTCGCTCGACCCGACGGGCACGCGCATTCTTGCCGTCTGCGGACTGCGCTGGATCGGCGGCCAGCGCGAGAACGACCCCATGCCGCTCTCCACGCTCGGCGTCGACCACGACACGTTCGTCGAAGCGTTTCCCGAACATCGGCTTGATAGAGAGGAAATCGATGCCTGGCAGCGCGACAAGCAGGCACTCATGGTCGGTCGCAACACGGCGACGCAACTGGGCTGGAAGGTCGGCCAGCGCGTGACGATCATGCCATCGGTGCCGCCGTACACGCCGATTGAGTTTCATATTATCTCGACAATGGAGAAAGCGGAGGACGTGGTCACGCTCTGGTTCCGGCGCGACTACTTTGAGGAGATTCTCAAAGGCGAGGGCAAGGAGTACCCCGAAGGGCTGGTCAGTTTTTATTTCGTCAAGTGCGGCAGCAAGGCGGACATGGATCACTTCCGGCAGGAAATCGACCGCATGTTCGCCGGCACGCTCGATGAGACCAAGACCTCGGATGAAAAGACGTTCATGAACGAGTTCATCACGCAGCAGTTCGACCTGCCGCGCAATCTGACGATCCTCTCGGCGATGACGGTCTTCGTCGCGGTGATTGCCGCGATGAACGCCATGAGCATGAACGTGCGCGACCGCATCAGCGAAATCGCCACGCTCAAGGCCCTGGGGTTCTCCGGCCTGTTCGCGCTGGCGTTGATCCTCGCCGAGAGCCTGCTCATCTGCGGACTGGGCGGACTGGCCGGTTCGCTCGGGCCGTACATCGCGTTCACGTATACGCCGCTGCGAAAGATCAACATTCCGGTGATTCAAACGTTTGAGATTCCGTTCGCCATGTGCATCAAGTCGGTGCTGGTGGCGCTGGGGATCGGATTGCTGGCCGGCGCGTGGCCGAGCTGGTTGGCGCTGCGGATGAAGGTCGTGGCGGCGCTGCGAAATCTGGAATGA
- the macB_1 gene encoding Macrolide export ATP-binding/permease protein MacB: MALPLYYNWRNLLVRKLSTGLTFVIVAVVVAVLAVLLSFSEGIRASMKSSGSSANIVALQTGATAESTSIIRPEEAARMMQTPGVARGRDGQPLVSHELCVQASIPRRPPPGNPANVAVRGVDDTAFLVHAEVQLIEGRMFNPAAHEVIVGRAARERYRNLEVGGEITIGRSTDKTFSVVGIFEAGGGALESEIWGPRSMISDVYLRRFTSSAIMRLDDPGMALAAIEYIRGPAVRMNAKTEADYYVDLSSKTREIVVLTTILIAIMAVGAVFAVATTMYTSVDSRRREIAMLRTLGFSRGSVIAAFLTESLLICMVACAVGLLGSLFVSGSRQDYLSDQTWTVIAYELRITPVTVASAVGLSILVGVAGAVAPALRAARIRVIEALRKG, from the coding sequence ATGGCTTTGCCGCTTTACTACAACTGGCGAAATCTGCTCGTGCGAAAGTTGAGCACCGGGCTGACGTTCGTCATCGTCGCGGTGGTCGTGGCCGTGCTGGCGGTGCTGCTCTCGTTCTCCGAAGGCATCCGCGCGTCGATGAAATCCAGCGGCTCGAGCGCCAACATCGTCGCCCTTCAGACCGGCGCCACGGCCGAGAGCACCAGTATCATCCGCCCCGAAGAGGCCGCGCGCATGATGCAGACGCCGGGCGTCGCACGCGGGCGCGACGGCCAGCCGCTCGTCAGCCACGAGTTATGCGTGCAGGCATCCATTCCGCGCCGCCCTCCACCGGGCAACCCGGCCAACGTCGCCGTGCGCGGCGTGGATGACACTGCCTTCCTCGTGCATGCCGAAGTGCAATTGATCGAGGGGCGCATGTTCAACCCCGCGGCGCACGAGGTCATCGTCGGCCGCGCCGCACGCGAGCGCTATCGCAACCTCGAAGTCGGCGGCGAAATCACGATCGGCCGATCCACGGACAAGACCTTCAGCGTCGTCGGCATATTCGAGGCAGGCGGCGGCGCACTCGAGAGCGAAATCTGGGGACCGCGCAGCATGATCAGCGACGTTTACCTGCGCCGGTTCACGTCCAGTGCCATCATGCGGCTCGACGACCCCGGCATGGCGCTCGCCGCCATCGAATACATTCGCGGCCCGGCTGTGCGCATGAACGCCAAGACCGAGGCCGACTATTACGTCGATCTGTCATCCAAGACGCGCGAGATCGTGGTCCTGACAACGATCCTGATCGCCATCATGGCTGTTGGCGCGGTCTTTGCCGTTGCGACGACGATGTATACTTCAGTAGATAGCCGCCGTCGGGAGATCGCCATGCTCCGCACGCTTGGCTTCTCCCGCGGTTCGGTCATCGCCGCGTTTCTTACCGAGAGCCTGCTTATTTGCATGGTCGCCTGCGCGGTCGGGCTGCTCGGTTCGCTGTTTGTGAGCGGTTCGCGACAGGATTACCTATCGGACCAGACCTGGACCGTCATCGCATACGAGCTTCGCATCACGCCTGTAACGGTGGCGTCGGCGGTCGGGCTGTCGATCCTCGTGGGGGTGGCCGGTGCGGTTGCTCCCGCCCTGCGAGCCGCTCGCATCCGCGTGATCGAAGCCCTGCGTAAGGGCTAG
- a CDS encoding error-prone DNA polymerase: MTSPRRAVAHPRDPNHRPRWADLHMHSTASDGGYAPAKLMNMAAARRLAAVALTDHDTIDGLSEAASAAATHGMEFVPGIELEAKQGRRVVHILGYFINAESPELLRQLADERQRRDQRNREIVSRLAALGIRLDYDALVKANGGRPLGRPHLANELVGLGIVSSFRQAFARYLGSGAAAHVPRVVREASDAVAMIRAAGGVASLAHPSRVGCETSLELENVVRRMREAGLAALEVSHPDVTGEFARVCERLATKLDLVPTGGSDFHRFVGAERHGTGFYGHRVPIEWIAALRERRAG; encoded by the coding sequence ATGACATCGCCCCGCCGTGCCGTCGCCCACCCGCGCGACCCGAATCATCGGCCGCGGTGGGCCGATCTGCACATGCACTCCACGGCTTCCGACGGCGGCTACGCACCGGCGAAGCTGATGAACATGGCCGCCGCGCGCCGGCTCGCCGCGGTCGCGCTCACCGATCACGACACGATCGACGGATTGTCCGAAGCCGCGAGCGCCGCGGCGACGCATGGGATGGAATTCGTGCCCGGCATCGAGCTGGAGGCGAAGCAGGGTCGGCGTGTCGTGCATATTCTCGGATACTTCATCAACGCCGAATCGCCCGAATTGCTTCGGCAACTGGCCGATGAGCGCCAGCGGCGCGATCAGCGCAATCGAGAGATCGTTTCGCGGCTCGCCGCCCTGGGAATTCGACTGGACTACGACGCACTGGTGAAAGCCAACGGCGGTCGGCCGCTGGGTCGGCCGCATCTCGCGAATGAGCTGGTCGGCTTGGGCATCGTGTCCAGCTTTCGACAGGCGTTCGCGCGGTATCTCGGCTCGGGCGCGGCGGCACATGTGCCGCGGGTCGTGCGCGAGGCGAGCGACGCCGTCGCGATGATTCGCGCCGCCGGCGGCGTCGCATCGCTGGCGCATCCGTCGCGCGTGGGATGCGAGACGAGCCTTGAGCTGGAGAACGTGGTTCGGCGGATGCGGGAGGCGGGATTAGCCGCTCTGGAGGTGAGTCATCCTGATGTCACCGGCGAGTTCGCGCGGGTGTGCGAGCGCCTCGCGACGAAGCTGGACCTCGTGCCGACGGGCGGAAGTGATTTTCACCGATTCGTCGGCGCGGAGCGGCACGGCACGGGGTTCTACGGCCATCGCGTACCCATCGAATGGATCGCGGCGTTGCGCGAGCGCCGCGCGGGATGA
- the lolD_1 gene encoding Lipoprotein-releasing system ATP-binding protein LolD produces MSQPLIELTNVHKVYHKDRIEIPVLAGLKLNIPAGEFVVLMGPSGSGKSTLLHLIGGLDSPTAGSVRVGEAMLERMTEQELTAWRSRHVGFIFQMYHLVPVLTAAQNVELPLLLFKMSAAERRQRVQTALSIVGLGERMDHRPNQLSGGQEQRVAIARAIVTDPDVILADEPTGDLDAKTSTEILNLLGLLNREFNKTIVMVTHDPRAAAHGQRILHLDKGQLERDEKNDPSLVAAH; encoded by the coding sequence ATGTCGCAGCCGTTGATCGAACTGACCAACGTCCACAAGGTTTATCACAAGGATCGCATCGAAATCCCCGTGTTGGCCGGCCTGAAGCTGAACATCCCGGCCGGGGAGTTCGTCGTCCTCATGGGGCCAAGCGGCTCGGGCAAATCCACCCTGCTGCATCTGATCGGCGGGCTGGACTCCCCTACCGCCGGCAGCGTCCGCGTGGGCGAAGCGATGCTCGAGCGGATGACGGAGCAGGAGCTGACGGCCTGGCGCAGCCGCCACGTCGGCTTCATCTTTCAGATGTATCACCTCGTGCCCGTGTTGACCGCGGCGCAAAACGTCGAACTGCCGCTGTTGCTGTTCAAGATGTCGGCGGCCGAGCGGCGGCAGCGCGTGCAGACCGCCTTGTCCATCGTCGGACTCGGTGAGCGGATGGACCACCGGCCGAATCAGCTCTCCGGTGGTCAGGAGCAGCGTGTGGCCATCGCGCGGGCCATCGTGACCGACCCGGACGTGATCCTCGCCGACGAGCCGACCGGCGACCTCGACGCGAAAACTTCCACCGAGATTCTCAACCTTCTGGGCCTGCTGAACCGCGAGTTCAATAAGACAATTGTCATGGTGACGCACGACCCGCGCGCCGCGGCACACGGCCAGCGCATCCTGCATCTGGACAAGGGCCAGCTCGAACGCGACGAGAAGAACGACCCGTCGCTCGTGGCCGCCCATTGA
- the mdtA_1 gene encoding Multidrug resistance protein MdtA precursor, whose product MDCMQAPTDLRAQLRSLTINKDQRPAATSKPAPSATAGSVRSGARSGKRLLILGGIGIGALLIWYIAPGAATLGLGGGSSSAAEVRLITVTSRGAADVPPVFTAAGKIVSDHKVSVSTKVSGQIVELRFEQGDRVKKGQVIARIEDVNYRAMRDQAAAHLEKSRAALAYQQVNFDRVARLHESSDAPDIEYVDAKRAAEEARAQVAADEAALAFAEKALRDCEVVTPIEGVILERSVEVGDFVAAEGGRGAIANAQFAVIADMTALRVEVDISELDIARIRQDMPCVITPDAYKDRRYDGHVMWIDPGANYSKATVQAKVRIDNPDDFLRVEGAAQVAFFNDKPQTDSASSAQAIWVPRSACKVEADGRGATVFLVEGGVLRATRVTTGRISGAQIEITSGLKVGQRIAADGVDKLADGQKLAPASP is encoded by the coding sequence ATGGACTGCATGCAAGCGCCTACCGACCTACGTGCCCAGCTTCGCAGCCTGACGATCAACAAGGATCAACGGCCGGCCGCGACATCCAAGCCCGCCCCGTCGGCAACGGCCGGCTCAGTTCGCTCGGGCGCGCGCTCCGGCAAGCGTCTTTTGATCCTCGGCGGCATCGGGATCGGGGCGCTCCTGATCTGGTACATCGCGCCCGGAGCGGCAACGCTGGGCCTGGGCGGCGGCAGCAGCAGCGCGGCGGAAGTGCGGCTCATCACCGTCACGTCGCGCGGCGCGGCCGATGTCCCCCCGGTGTTCACAGCAGCCGGCAAGATCGTGTCGGATCACAAGGTCTCGGTCAGCACGAAGGTCTCTGGCCAAATCGTCGAACTGCGATTCGAACAGGGCGACCGCGTGAAGAAGGGCCAGGTCATCGCACGCATTGAGGACGTGAATTACCGCGCCATGCGCGATCAGGCGGCGGCGCACCTTGAGAAGAGCCGCGCGGCCCTGGCCTATCAGCAGGTGAATTTTGACCGCGTGGCGCGGCTGCACGAATCGAGCGACGCGCCGGACATCGAGTATGTCGATGCCAAGCGCGCGGCGGAAGAGGCGCGGGCGCAAGTTGCCGCCGACGAAGCGGCGCTGGCGTTCGCGGAGAAGGCGCTACGGGATTGCGAGGTGGTCACGCCGATCGAGGGCGTGATCCTGGAGCGTAGCGTGGAAGTTGGTGATTTCGTTGCGGCCGAGGGCGGGCGCGGAGCGATTGCCAATGCACAGTTCGCGGTGATTGCCGACATGACGGCTCTTCGCGTCGAGGTCGACATCAGCGAGCTGGACATCGCGCGGATTCGGCAAGACATGCCCTGCGTCATTACTCCCGACGCGTACAAAGACCGCCGCTATGACGGTCACGTGATGTGGATCGATCCCGGGGCGAACTATTCCAAGGCGACGGTGCAGGCCAAGGTACGCATCGACAACCCCGACGATTTTCTGCGAGTGGAAGGCGCCGCGCAGGTCGCATTCTTCAACGACAAGCCGCAGACCGACAGTGCATCGAGCGCGCAGGCGATTTGGGTACCGCGCTCGGCGTGCAAAGTAGAAGCAGACGGACGCGGCGCGACGGTCTTCCTCGTCGAGGGCGGCGTGCTTCGCGCGACGCGCGTCACGACCGGGCGAATCAGTGGTGCGCAGATCGAAATCACGAGCGGCCTGAAAGTCGGCCAGCGCATCGCCGCCGACGGCGTGGACAAACTGGCCGACGGTCAGAAACTGGCGCCCGCTTCACCGTGA
- the cysC gene encoding putative adenylyl-sulfate kinase: MTEIKATNIVWHEGHVERPQRESLLKQKGATIWLTGLPSSGKSTIGFSLEHLLVQQGRLAYVLDGDNIRHGLNKNLGFSAADRAENIRRIGEVAKLFSDAGLVTITSFVSPYRADRDGVRQMHVAAKLPFVEVFVDTPIELCEQRDPKGLYRKARAGEIPNFTGVSDPYEPPVNPELTLKTGEHKLEDCVAQLATYLQQRSILPG, translated from the coding sequence TTGACCGAGATCAAAGCGACCAACATCGTCTGGCATGAGGGACACGTCGAGCGCCCGCAGCGCGAGTCGCTGCTCAAGCAGAAAGGCGCCACCATCTGGCTCACCGGCCTGCCCTCCTCGGGCAAGAGCACCATCGGCTTTTCGCTCGAGCATCTGCTCGTTCAGCAGGGCCGGCTCGCCTACGTGCTGGACGGCGACAACATCCGCCACGGCCTGAACAAGAACCTCGGCTTCTCCGCGGCCGACCGCGCCGAGAACATCCGTCGCATCGGCGAAGTAGCCAAGCTCTTTTCCGACGCCGGCCTGGTCACGATCACGTCGTTCGTCAGCCCGTACCGCGCCGATCGCGACGGCGTGCGGCAGATGCACGTCGCGGCGAAGCTGCCGTTTGTCGAGGTATTCGTCGATACGCCGATCGAGCTGTGCGAGCAGCGCGATCCGAAGGGGCTGTATCGCAAGGCCCGCGCCGGCGAGATTCCCAACTTCACCGGCGTGAGCGATCCCTATGAGCCGCCCGTCAATCCCGAGCTGACGCTCAAGACCGGCGAACACAAGCTCGAAGACTGCGTCGCCCAGCTCGCGACGTATCTGCAACAGCGCAGCATCCTGCCGGGATGA
- the macB_2 gene encoding Macrolide export ATP-binding/permease protein MacB, which produces MALPLSYNWRNLLIRRTTTVLTVLVIAVVVGVFSWMLGFRGALSRSLSVAGDPRTLIVLRQASTSETNSAIPPDDYNKLTQLNEEIAVDDQTGDQLKSPEMIVQVSLPRTRDLGATNANVAVRGVTNSAFAVHRNVKLLGAKPADGAMEVIVGVQAAKQFAGLAIGDTINLGYGGNRGYRVVGYFSADGGPLESEIWGPATMLMNAYMRNAYSSVALRLKDNVDPAAAIRRIEGPGIELTARTESEYWQEQTKNIGMYLMIVTFLVGVMCIAAAFSIANTMFASVAGRSREFAMLRTIGFTGRHLLTSVMIESLLLCFLGGAIGCLACGAWLALVGNTKDMFGQSTFTTLAFEIHLTPLIVGIAIGAICLVGLGGAIVPARRAARTQVVTALREA; this is translated from the coding sequence ATGGCACTCCCTCTCTCCTACAACTGGCGCAACCTGCTGATCCGGCGCACGACGACCGTGCTGACGGTGCTGGTGATCGCCGTGGTCGTGGGGGTGTTTTCGTGGATGCTGGGCTTTCGCGGAGCGTTGAGCCGCTCGCTCTCGGTGGCTGGTGATCCGCGCACGCTCATCGTGCTGCGACAGGCCTCCACGTCGGAGACCAACAGCGCCATCCCGCCGGACGATTACAACAAGCTGACCCAGCTCAACGAGGAAATCGCCGTCGATGATCAAACCGGCGACCAACTCAAAAGCCCGGAGATGATCGTACAGGTCTCCCTGCCCCGCACTCGCGATCTGGGTGCGACCAATGCGAACGTCGCCGTGCGCGGCGTGACCAATTCGGCCTTCGCCGTTCACCGTAACGTGAAGTTGCTCGGCGCCAAGCCGGCCGACGGTGCGATGGAGGTCATCGTCGGCGTGCAGGCGGCCAAACAGTTCGCCGGGCTGGCGATCGGCGACACAATCAACCTCGGCTACGGCGGCAATCGCGGCTACCGGGTGGTGGGATACTTCTCCGCGGACGGCGGCCCGCTTGAGAGCGAGATCTGGGGGCCGGCCACCATGCTGATGAATGCCTACATGCGCAACGCCTATTCATCGGTGGCGCTGCGTCTGAAGGACAACGTCGATCCCGCCGCCGCCATCCGACGCATCGAAGGCCCCGGTATCGAGTTGACCGCGCGAACCGAAAGCGAATACTGGCAGGAGCAGACCAAGAACATCGGCATGTACCTGATGATTGTTACGTTTCTCGTCGGCGTCATGTGCATCGCCGCGGCGTTTTCCATCGCCAACACCATGTTTGCATCGGTCGCCGGGCGCTCGCGCGAGTTCGCCATGCTGCGCACCATCGGCTTCACCGGACGGCATCTGCTCACGAGCGTCATGATCGAATCGCTCCTGTTGTGTTTCCTCGGCGGCGCGATCGGCTGCCTTGCCTGCGGCGCGTGGCTCGCGCTCGTTGGCAACACCAAAGACATGTTCGGGCAGAGCACGTTCACCACGCTCGCGTTCGAGATTCACCTGACCCCGCTCATCGTCGGCATCGCCATCGGCGCGATCTGCCTGGTCGGGCTGGGCGGCGCGATCGTCCCCGCGCGAAGGGCTGCCCGCACGCAGGTCGTCACCGCATTGCGGGAAGCCTGA
- the ytrF_2 gene encoding ABC transporter permease YtrF precursor has translation MTLGYVLLQNLRRNPTRTCLTGIAFALPMAIFVAAISFVVALVEIGKANERELRLGVHHKTTLINLIPQGHRAKIEALDPDRSRLAAVCGMRWFGGRVPNAPGVIQSLAADPDTFPTVYAEVDMSDADIENWTKDRQACVVGTGIAENNGWKVGDRITLTSSVPPYLSLEFHVIKIMTAPSRTNVLYFRRDFLSESLKEAGNERYADCNIFWVKCNSAAGLRALQQEIDATFANSPDETKSEDELTFAAGFAQAAGDIPGLMRVMAIVVVAIVAMVAGNTMMMSFRERTRELAVFKAIGFPNWRIVAMVLGESVMLALLGATAGIIPAVILLTAVPMRKLMPGFLPIAQLTVSPLAVGISVAIAGAVGLLAGLAPAWHTLRMQTVSALRRVGE, from the coding sequence ATGACCCTCGGCTACGTCCTGCTTCAGAACCTGCGCCGCAATCCGACGCGCACCTGCCTGACCGGCATTGCCTTCGCCCTGCCGATGGCCATTTTTGTCGCCGCCATTTCCTTTGTCGTCGCGCTGGTCGAGATCGGCAAGGCCAATGAGCGCGAGCTGCGACTCGGCGTGCATCACAAGACCACGCTTATCAATCTCATCCCGCAGGGGCACCGCGCCAAGATTGAAGCCCTCGACCCGGATCGCTCGCGCCTTGCCGCCGTGTGCGGCATGCGGTGGTTCGGCGGTCGCGTGCCCAATGCACCCGGTGTGATTCAAAGCCTCGCCGCCGATCCCGATACGTTTCCCACCGTCTACGCCGAAGTCGATATGTCCGACGCCGACATTGAGAATTGGACGAAGGATCGGCAGGCGTGCGTCGTCGGTACGGGCATCGCCGAGAACAACGGCTGGAAGGTCGGCGACCGCATCACGCTGACCAGCAGCGTGCCGCCCTATTTGTCGCTGGAGTTTCACGTCATCAAAATCATGACGGCTCCGTCGCGAACGAACGTGCTTTACTTTCGCCGGGATTTCTTGAGCGAGTCGCTGAAGGAAGCGGGCAACGAGCGCTATGCTGACTGCAACATTTTCTGGGTGAAATGCAACAGCGCCGCGGGCCTGCGCGCGCTTCAACAGGAGATCGACGCGACGTTTGCCAATTCGCCGGACGAGACCAAAAGCGAAGACGAACTGACCTTCGCCGCCGGATTCGCGCAGGCTGCCGGCGATATCCCCGGCCTGATGCGCGTCATGGCGATCGTCGTCGTCGCGATCGTCGCGATGGTCGCCGGCAACACGATGATGATGAGCTTTCGCGAGCGCACGCGCGAGCTGGCGGTCTTCAAGGCGATCGGGTTCCCCAACTGGCGCATCGTCGCGATGGTGCTGGGCGAAAGCGTGATGCTGGCGCTGCTCGGAGCGACGGCGGGAATCATTCCGGCGGTGATTTTGCTCACGGCGGTCCCGATGCGCAAGTTGATGCCGGGGTTCCTCCCGATCGCGCAGCTCACGGTGTCGCCACTGGCCGTGGGAATCTCTGTCGCCATTGCCGGGGCGGTCGGCCTGTTGGCCGGATTGGCGCCGGCCTGGCACACGCTTCGCATGCAAACCGTGAGCGCGCTACGCCGCGTGGGAGAATAA
- the ppa gene encoding Inorganic pyrophosphatase, whose translation MLYDAFVNIPPGTNLPEVVNAIIEIPKGRRSKFEIDKETGLFRLDRYLFSSSHYPGDYGFIPHTLAEDGDALDVLVMVNEPTFTGCLIRARVIGLFKMIDKGANDFKVLGVPDTDPLFGEYRDLSDVPPHFLREVEHFFATYKQLEGSPTTTHGWTHAADGLAEVAAAVERFRAARKS comes from the coding sequence ATGCTCTACGACGCCTTTGTAAACATCCCGCCCGGGACGAATCTTCCCGAAGTCGTCAACGCCATCATTGAGATTCCCAAGGGCCGGCGAAGCAAGTTCGAGATCGACAAGGAGACAGGACTGTTTCGGCTCGACCGATACCTGTTCTCATCGAGTCACTACCCCGGCGACTACGGGTTCATCCCGCATACGCTCGCCGAGGACGGCGATGCGCTGGACGTGCTCGTGATGGTGAACGAGCCGACGTTTACCGGTTGCCTGATTCGCGCACGGGTCATCGGCCTCTTCAAGATGATCGACAAGGGCGCGAACGATTTCAAAGTTCTTGGTGTGCCTGATACCGATCCACTCTTCGGCGAGTACCGGGATCTTTCCGACGTTCCGCCGCACTTCCTCCGCGAGGTCGAGCACTTCTTCGCGACCTATAAGCAGCTCGAAGGTTCGCCGACGACAACCCACGGGTGGACCCACGCCGCCGACGGGCTCGCGGAAGTGGCCGCAGCGGTCGAGCGCTTCAGGGCAGCACGAAAGTCGTAA